One Vibrio quintilis DNA segment encodes these proteins:
- the nfi gene encoding deoxyribonuclease V (cleaves DNA at apurinic or apyrimidinic sites), whose protein sequence is MEPVVNHKWDLTESQALSLQTELASQVLKEDIFSQINTVAGVDVAYAKEGKQLIAAVVVLEADTLNVLEKVVIQDQEQFPYIPGLFSFRELPPLIKSFAKLQHTPDLIVCDGQGYAHPRRFGLACHLGVLFDVPTIGCGKTKLIGSYQELDLTRGSKTPLIEHDETIGAALRTQTGINPIYVSVGHRICLKTACEWILKLAPKYRLPETTRQADQLVNSAIKNLQKPHRQDLKN, encoded by the coding sequence ATGGAACCTGTAGTCAATCACAAGTGGGATCTGACCGAATCTCAGGCACTGAGCCTACAAACAGAACTCGCCTCGCAAGTTTTGAAGGAAGATATATTCTCCCAAATCAACACGGTCGCAGGTGTAGATGTCGCTTACGCTAAAGAAGGGAAGCAACTCATTGCTGCTGTGGTTGTTCTTGAGGCAGATACGCTCAATGTACTTGAAAAAGTGGTGATTCAGGATCAAGAGCAATTTCCGTATATTCCAGGTCTCTTTTCTTTTCGCGAATTACCGCCGTTAATCAAATCGTTTGCAAAACTTCAACATACGCCAGATCTGATTGTGTGCGATGGTCAGGGGTATGCGCATCCACGTCGTTTTGGTCTGGCTTGCCATTTGGGTGTTCTCTTTGATGTGCCCACCATAGGTTGCGGAAAAACCAAGTTAATCGGTTCATATCAAGAATTGGATCTCACAAGAGGTTCAAAAACACCACTTATCGAGCATGACGAAACCATTGGTGCAGCGCTCCGCACACAAACCGGAATTAATCCGATCTATGTTTCTGTAGGCCATCGGATTTGCTTGAAAACTGCGTGTGAGTGGATATTGAAGCTAGCTCCCAAGTACAGATTACCAGAGACAACACGGCAGGCTGATCAGCTGGTTAATTCAGCAATAAAGAACCTACAAAAACCTCATAGACAGGATCTTAAGAACTAA
- a CDS encoding HEPN domain-containing protein has protein sequence MKNNLDHLPEFKQHELKTMSVIFRDTLADYIENKQGSKREFRILKIILFGSHAKGSWVNDPDNGYVSDYDILVVVNNDDLVEDDVVWQRAKEEIDRKVTSAPLGLIVHSLRDVNERLQQGHYFFRDIREEGIEIFSATPKEFIQPGDLTDEEKQAIAKKHYDQWFTSANEFFLYFYPMVKNGHFKTAAFQLHQVTEKLYACALLTCTNYLPKSHNIEKLSKLCAQIDPEFKAIFPLDNKFHRRSFRRLQRAYIEARYSEHFEITGEELDYLAGEVVKLKGVVERVCLQQIELPPIKKPNKEK, from the coding sequence ATGAAGAACAACCTTGACCACCTTCCCGAATTCAAACAGCACGAACTTAAGACCATGTCGGTCATTTTCCGCGACACACTGGCTGACTACATTGAAAATAAACAGGGGAGCAAACGGGAATTCCGGATTCTGAAAATCATTCTGTTCGGCAGCCACGCCAAAGGCAGCTGGGTCAATGACCCGGACAACGGTTATGTCTCCGATTACGATATTCTGGTGGTGGTCAACAATGATGATCTGGTGGAAGATGATGTGGTCTGGCAACGGGCGAAGGAAGAGATCGACCGTAAAGTCACTTCTGCGCCACTGGGGCTGATTGTCCACTCACTCAGGGATGTCAATGAACGCCTTCAGCAGGGTCATTATTTTTTCAGGGATATCCGGGAAGAAGGGATTGAGATTTTCTCTGCCACGCCGAAGGAGTTTATCCAACCGGGCGATCTCACCGACGAAGAAAAACAAGCGATTGCGAAAAAGCACTATGATCAGTGGTTTACCAGCGCCAATGAATTTTTTCTTTATTTCTATCCGATGGTAAAAAATGGTCATTTCAAAACGGCTGCTTTTCAACTTCACCAAGTAACAGAAAAGTTATACGCCTGCGCCCTGCTTACCTGCACCAATTATTTACCCAAATCACATAATATCGAAAAACTGAGCAAGCTCTGCGCCCAGATTGATCCTGAATTTAAAGCAATTTTCCCGCTGGATAATAAATTTCACCGCCGCAGTTTCCGCCGCCTGCAACGGGCTTATATTGAAGCCCGGTATTCAGAGCATTTTGAAATTACCGGAGAAGAGCTGGATTATCTGGCGGGGGAAGTGGTGAAGCTGAAGGGGGTTGTAGAGCGGGTTTGTTTACAGCAAATTGAGCTCCCTCCCATTAAAAAACCAAACAAAGAGAAATAA